Proteins co-encoded in one Dehalogenimonas sp. WBC-2 genomic window:
- a CDS encoding acetyl-CoA synthase corrinoid activation protein: MDQQPPVKFKVFFQPDNVAVEAGRGDNLLETARRAGVGILASCGGDGVCGTCRVIIKQGEVESPCSLHLSPGEFDAGVRLACQCKVMSHLTVEVPPESCAPASEGHLRSLITNEEAMTACDWRFAPPVFKLFLKLAPPTLEDNSSDLTRLERELEHQGIKNTRFNIGLLKKITAAVRDGAWNVTLTVLKESDGLRLTSIQPGDTRSRFFGVAFDIGTTGVRGELLDLNEGSVLAQGVEYNSQRNYGDDVISRISYAGKSGGLEKLQLAIVTNLNQLIIEMTQKAGVQTTDIDQICVAANTTMVQLLLGLDPKPLRLAPYVPTATILPTFPAGDFKLSVNHDVPLIVMPSVASYIGGDIISGLMGTGIFQRQETVLYIDIGTNGEIVVGNAEWMISASCSAGPAFEGGGIRHGMIATSGAIEGYNIDKPSQKITISTVGGGKPRGICGAGLISMVAALFAAGIIDQKGKFQDGKSERVRSGTDGFEYLLVEALDSETGKDIVLTEIDVDNLLRAKGAMYAGYQTLLSSVDMAFDQLDKVVIAGTFGSCLNIEDAVTIGLLPDIDRNKFRFVGNGSLLGARLCSFSRELVEASKGVARLVTNVELSENNAFMDNYIASMFLPHTNFDLFPEVKRRLSTLAEETSS; this comes from the coding sequence ATGGACCAACAACCACCCGTAAAATTTAAGGTGTTTTTCCAGCCTGATAACGTGGCGGTTGAAGCCGGGCGCGGTGACAACCTGCTGGAAACAGCCCGCCGGGCAGGCGTGGGAATCCTGGCCTCCTGTGGTGGAGACGGCGTTTGTGGCACCTGCAGGGTTATCATCAAACAGGGAGAGGTTGAAAGCCCGTGCAGTTTGCATTTAAGCCCGGGGGAATTTGATGCCGGTGTTCGTCTGGCTTGTCAGTGTAAAGTAATGAGCCACCTCACGGTTGAGGTTCCCCCAGAATCATGTGCCCCGGCGTCTGAAGGACACCTGCGTTCACTAATAACCAATGAAGAAGCCATGACTGCCTGTGACTGGCGTTTTGCCCCTCCGGTATTTAAGCTGTTCCTGAAACTTGCCCCGCCCACCCTTGAAGATAACTCCAGCGATCTGACTCGCCTTGAACGCGAATTAGAACACCAAGGCATAAAAAACACCCGGTTCAATATCGGTTTGCTGAAGAAAATTACCGCTGCAGTGCGGGACGGCGCATGGAACGTGACATTAACCGTATTAAAGGAATCTGACGGGCTCCGGTTGACCAGTATCCAACCGGGCGATACCAGGTCCAGATTTTTTGGCGTAGCTTTCGATATTGGCACAACCGGCGTCCGGGGCGAACTTCTTGATTTGAACGAAGGCAGCGTGTTGGCGCAGGGTGTAGAGTACAACAGCCAAAGGAATTACGGTGACGATGTTATCAGCCGTATTTCATATGCCGGTAAATCCGGCGGACTTGAAAAATTGCAACTGGCCATCGTAACCAACCTCAATCAACTCATTATTGAGATGACACAGAAGGCTGGAGTACAGACAACTGATATAGACCAAATCTGCGTGGCGGCCAATACCACAATGGTTCAATTGTTATTAGGTCTGGATCCCAAGCCTCTGCGCCTGGCACCATATGTACCGACGGCAACAATTCTGCCCACTTTTCCAGCAGGGGATTTCAAACTGAGCGTCAACCATGACGTACCTTTGATTGTAATGCCTTCAGTGGCAAGCTACATCGGTGGTGATATTATTTCCGGTCTGATGGGTACCGGCATCTTTCAGCGACAGGAAACGGTGCTTTACATCGATATCGGCACTAATGGTGAAATTGTGGTTGGTAACGCCGAATGGATGATCAGCGCCTCATGCTCCGCCGGTCCGGCTTTTGAGGGTGGCGGTATCCGCCACGGGATGATAGCAACCAGTGGCGCTATCGAAGGCTATAATATCGATAAGCCAAGCCAGAAAATAACAATTTCTACTGTCGGCGGCGGCAAACCCCGCGGTATTTGCGGGGCAGGACTGATAAGCATGGTAGCGGCGTTGTTTGCCGCCGGAATCATAGATCAAAAAGGGAAATTCCAGGACGGCAAATCGGAGCGGGTCAGATCCGGGACAGACGGCTTTGAATACCTCCTGGTAGAAGCGCTAGACAGCGAAACCGGCAAGGATATCGTGCTGACCGAAATTGATGTGGATAACCTGTTGCGCGCCAAGGGCGCCATGTACGCCGGGTATCAAACTCTTCTGTCCAGTGTTGATATGGCTTTTGACCAACTGGATAAAGTGGTGATCGCTGGCACCTTCGGCAGTTGTCTTAATATAGAAGACGCGGTAACTATCGGCCTGCTCCCGGACATTGACCGCAATAAATTCCGATTCGTAGGCAACGGTTCACTTTTAGGTGCCCGGTTGTGCAGCTTTTCCAGGGAACTGGTCGAAGCAAGCAAAGGCGTTGCCCGATTAGTAACAAACGTAGAACTCTCGGAAAACAACGCGTTCATGGACAATTACATCGCATCAATGTTCCTGCCTCACACTAATTTTGACCTGTTTCCTGAAGTCAAACGACGGCTGTCCACTCTAGCAGAAGAGACTTCATCATGA
- the cooC gene encoding CO dehydrogenase accessory protein CooC (CO dehydrogenase accessory protein CooC (nickel insertion)), protein MTRTIAMAGKGGTGKTSLACLIVRYLVKRGGAPLLAVDADPAANFGLGMAIEVNQTIGSVLAEFNANKGLIPPGLSKDAYLNIKFNNAIAESQGVDLITMGRGEGAGCYCFPNNVLKSFIDNLMPNYKYMVMDNEAGLEHLSRGTTQHIDDLVMVSNHSIKGVRTLNTVLQLVRELGLDIKRKWVVINQAPVRVDPLVNAELARLGISPDIVVPLENLILDYDLQQRSLLEMPEDSSAVSAIDEFMKKLLS, encoded by the coding sequence ATGACCAGAACCATCGCCATGGCAGGAAAGGGGGGTACCGGTAAGACCTCACTGGCATGTTTGATAGTCAGGTATCTGGTTAAACGCGGCGGGGCACCGCTGCTGGCGGTAGACGCCGATCCGGCGGCTAATTTTGGACTGGGTATGGCCATAGAGGTTAATCAAACCATTGGTTCGGTGCTGGCAGAATTCAATGCAAACAAAGGCCTCATACCACCCGGGTTATCAAAGGACGCTTATCTAAACATCAAGTTCAATAACGCCATAGCAGAAAGCCAGGGGGTAGATTTAATCACGATGGGCAGAGGTGAGGGCGCCGGCTGCTATTGCTTCCCCAATAATGTGCTCAAAAGTTTTATTGACAATCTAATGCCCAACTATAAATATATGGTAATGGACAATGAGGCCGGATTAGAACATCTTTCCCGCGGCACGACACAACATATCGATGACCTGGTCATGGTGTCAAACCACTCAATTAAAGGCGTACGCACCCTTAATACCGTGCTTCAATTGGTCCGAGAGCTAGGACTGGATATCAAGAGAAAGTGGGTTGTAATAAACCAGGCGCCGGTGCGTGTGGATCCTCTGGTGAACGCTGAACTGGCGCGCTTGGGTATATCCCCAGATATAGTGGTGCCGCTGGAAAATCTGATCTTGGATTATGATTTACAGCAGCGTTCGCTCCTTGAAATGCCGGAGGATTCATCAGCGGTATCTGCCATTGACGAGTTCATGAAAAAACTTCTATCCTAG
- a CDS encoding methylenetetrahydrofolate dehydrogenase (NADP+)/cyclohydrolase — MTARIISGTEISQQIREELKEEIIHLKEQHGVVPGLATVIIGDDPASQTYVGSKIKACQSLGIFSANFPLPNETSESELLDLIAKLNHDPKISGILVQVPLPGHIDEGRVMMAISPDKDVDGFHPVSVGRMVAGQPTFLPCTPHGIQEILTRSGVETKGAEVVIVGRSNIVGKPVANILMQKARGANATVTVCHSATRDISAHTRRADILIAAIGKPKFITADMVKAGATVIDVGTNEIGKTPAGKRILCGDVDFDKVKEVAAAITPVPGGVGPMTIVMLMANTVKAAKLAHQIN, encoded by the coding sequence ATGACAGCCAGGATAATCAGCGGTACGGAGATCTCACAACAAATCCGGGAAGAACTTAAAGAGGAAATCATTCATCTCAAAGAGCAGCACGGTGTCGTCCCCGGACTGGCAACGGTAATTATCGGAGATGACCCTGCGTCTCAAACTTATGTCGGCTCTAAAATCAAGGCATGCCAGTCACTGGGCATCTTTTCAGCAAACTTTCCACTGCCAAATGAAACCTCAGAAAGCGAACTTCTGGATTTGATAGCAAAATTGAATCACGACCCGAAGATCAGTGGCATCTTAGTCCAGGTACCGCTCCCCGGTCACATAGATGAAGGCCGCGTAATGATGGCCATAAGTCCCGATAAGGACGTGGACGGCTTTCATCCGGTAAGTGTCGGGCGAATGGTCGCCGGACAACCAACCTTCCTGCCGTGCACACCTCACGGAATACAGGAGATTTTGACCCGTAGCGGTGTAGAGACTAAAGGTGCGGAAGTCGTAATCGTCGGCCGTTCCAATATTGTCGGCAAACCGGTTGCCAATATCTTGATGCAAAAAGCCCGCGGTGCCAATGCCACTGTGACAGTATGCCATAGCGCCACCCGCGACATCAGCGCCCACACCCGCCGCGCCGATATCCTGATCGCCGCCATAGGAAAACCTAAATTCATTACTGCGGACATGGTTAAAGCCGGAGCAACGGTCATTGATGTCGGCACCAATGAAATAGGGAAAACACCGGCAGGTAAACGTATCTTGTGTGGAGACGTGGATTTTGATAAGGTTAAAGAAGTGGCTGCGGCCATCACCCCGGTTCCGGGCGGAGTCGGCCCGATGACAATCGTAATGCTGATGGCCAATACAGTCAAAGCTGCCAAACTGGCTCACCAAATAAACTAA
- a CDS encoding CO dehydrogenase/acetyl-CoA synthase, with protein MSQIIAAAAIRGAHRIVAMAEAKWQEALKRWGGNEPVGFPNTAYYLPIIYGVTGLKVERLDDIAPVIERCRKMLPPPINEAQPLPSLAPALDAGMATLFAEEIIEAIRYLETPDFYTRMEDTTSESQWLGAADDVILRKRGVEFVDGSAPGFAAILGAAPSDEWAARIATELQQRDLYVFMCAENEGQRFSQQLHRAGVQVGWPTRLVPFGPDVSASVFALGFATRVALSFGNVEPGDYHKLFQYSKDRIPAFIITLGNVSDEWYANAAGALNFGFPVIADTTIPEIPPSGVSANKLVVSNVPHDQIVARAADVRGLKVVVSEVPVPVAYGPAFEGERVRGDDIYLECGGGRTPMVEWATSKDMSEVKDGQVNVIGPDITEVVPGSKLPMAIVVEVAGQQLHEDYEPILERQVHHLINYAQGVMHIGQRDIAWLRISKSAVEKGFRLKHIGKLLHAKLHQDFGRIFDKIQVKIYTTENDVVAIAAKAKEVYAVRDARIEGMKDETTDVFYSCLLCQSFAPSHVCIISPERTGLCGSYNWVDCKASFEINPTGPNQPVAKGETIDTRLGQWKGVNEFVFQASHGNISHCNFYSILSDPMTACGCMECIAVILPMCNGVMTVNREYSDMTPSGMKFTTLAGTIGGGVTTPGFVGHSKYNIAQRKFLTAEGGIKRLVWMPRSLKEEIADRFNERAAEIGIPDLLERIADESTGTTEEEILAFLAEKNHPALTMEPLM; from the coding sequence ATGTCACAGATAATCGCAGCCGCCGCCATCAGGGGAGCCCACCGTATTGTGGCTATGGCAGAGGCCAAATGGCAGGAGGCACTGAAACGCTGGGGAGGCAACGAACCTGTCGGTTTTCCGAATACCGCCTATTACTTACCAATCATTTATGGTGTCACGGGTCTTAAGGTCGAACGACTGGATGATATTGCACCGGTGATTGAACGCTGCCGCAAAATGCTACCGCCTCCGATAAATGAAGCCCAGCCCTTACCATCGCTGGCACCGGCACTTGATGCGGGGATGGCAACTTTATTTGCCGAAGAAATTATTGAAGCCATACGATACCTTGAAACTCCCGATTTCTACACCCGAATGGAAGATACGACGTCTGAATCTCAATGGCTGGGGGCAGCTGATGACGTTATCCTGCGGAAACGCGGCGTAGAATTTGTCGACGGCAGCGCACCGGGATTTGCCGCCATTTTAGGCGCTGCCCCGAGTGATGAATGGGCAGCCCGCATTGCTACCGAGTTACAGCAGCGGGACCTATATGTTTTCATGTGCGCAGAAAATGAAGGACAGCGGTTCAGCCAGCAACTCCATCGCGCGGGAGTCCAGGTGGGTTGGCCTACTCGACTTGTTCCGTTCGGTCCCGATGTTTCGGCAAGCGTCTTTGCTCTTGGTTTCGCAACCCGGGTCGCCCTTTCATTTGGCAATGTGGAACCAGGTGATTATCACAAACTTTTTCAATACAGCAAAGACCGCATCCCTGCTTTCATCATAACGCTGGGCAATGTTAGCGATGAGTGGTATGCAAACGCCGCCGGCGCGCTCAACTTTGGGTTTCCGGTGATTGCCGATACGACTATTCCTGAAATACCGCCGAGCGGTGTCAGCGCTAACAAACTGGTGGTATCCAACGTACCGCACGACCAGATTGTTGCCCGTGCCGCCGATGTCCGCGGCCTTAAAGTAGTGGTCTCTGAAGTTCCGGTGCCGGTGGCTTACGGCCCCGCGTTTGAAGGCGAACGGGTGCGTGGTGACGATATCTATCTGGAATGCGGCGGCGGCCGCACCCCCATGGTGGAATGGGCTACTTCCAAGGATATGAGCGAAGTTAAAGATGGCCAGGTGAATGTCATCGGGCCTGACATCACTGAAGTTGTTCCCGGCAGCAAACTACCCATGGCGATAGTTGTCGAGGTGGCAGGACAGCAGTTACATGAAGATTATGAACCTATATTAGAGCGTCAGGTGCACCACCTTATCAATTACGCGCAAGGGGTAATGCACATCGGCCAACGTGATATAGCCTGGTTGCGCATCAGCAAAAGCGCCGTTGAAAAAGGATTCCGTTTAAAGCACATTGGGAAACTGCTTCACGCCAAACTACACCAGGACTTCGGCCGTATTTTTGACAAGATCCAGGTGAAGATTTACACCACAGAGAATGACGTAGTCGCCATCGCGGCCAAAGCAAAAGAAGTCTACGCCGTTCGCGACGCCCGGATAGAGGGCATGAAAGATGAGACCACCGATGTTTTCTATTCTTGCCTTTTATGCCAATCATTTGCCCCATCACATGTTTGCATCATCAGCCCTGAACGCACCGGCTTATGCGGTTCTTATAACTGGGTAGATTGTAAAGCTTCCTTTGAGATAAACCCCACCGGCCCCAATCAACCGGTAGCCAAGGGAGAGACCATTGACACCAGGTTGGGCCAATGGAAGGGTGTAAACGAATTCGTTTTCCAGGCCTCGCACGGTAATATCAGCCATTGTAATTTCTACAGTATTTTGAGCGACCCGATGACCGCATGCGGCTGTATGGAATGCATCGCTGTTATTTTACCGATGTGCAACGGAGTGATGACGGTCAACCGGGAATACTCCGACATGACGCCCAGCGGCATGAAATTCACCACTCTTGCCGGTACCATCGGCGGCGGTGTGACTACACCCGGCTTTGTGGGTCATTCAAAATACAACATCGCTCAACGGAAATTCCTGACCGCAGAAGGCGGCATCAAACGTTTGGTATGGATGCCTCGTTCATTGAAAGAAGAAATTGCCGATCGTTTCAATGAGAGGGCGGCCGAAATCGGTATTCCAGATCTCTTGGAACGTATCGCCGATGAGAGCACCGGCACCACCGAAGAAGAAATACTGGCCTTTCTTGCGGAAAAAAACCACCCTGCGCTAACCATGGAACCCTTGATGTAG